A region from the Medicago truncatula cultivar Jemalong A17 chromosome 6, MtrunA17r5.0-ANR, whole genome shotgun sequence genome encodes:
- the LOC25495279 gene encoding polyadenylation and cleavage factor homolog 4 produces MSNEIVQKPPPSILVGRFKALLNQRREEDPRLRNSQPSTEEIVQIYELLLSELTCNVKPIITDLTIIAEQHRNHAKGIAFAICNRIVEVSADQKLPSLYLLDSIVKNVGQEYVRYFSQRLPEVFCVAYRQVDPSLHSAMRHLFGTWSKVFPPSVLRKIDVELQFSKPVNNQPSGVNSLRASESPRPTHGIHVNPRYVRQIEHSTSVIDSVAGERLDSTGTAGNANFGLLASKINQFVPSRVGRSSSPPRIGLDRHMPSYMDEYLADNSTGRTVERESPHHAVDYGLVKGLGREEESSEWSRKPFSGDSRKRFQTSMTYSLSNGQPRQNPRALIDAYGSDKSQETSGSKPLLVERLDRNGMDKVMTTSWQNTEEEEFDWEDMSPTVVDHGRSNGFLQPTIGFSSEKPVTVAANATSSVSRVFPGLNSNIEYRPPVLPAAFETRHSVNVHAPRPPSITPIFPSKNPVRNPFESINANSTIVSHGLINRPFPMHEQSLHGVENNDINKRNLYQLPNQLPGLISSNPPNSVQTPSFQFFPPQDPAASQFTYRPSLPGHGPAMSNPLPNVRPVMPLPLPGQRIGNNSFHFQGGALRPLPPPGPHAPSQMPPHPNPSPFVPNQQPTVGYSNLINSLMAQGVISLTNQAPSQDFVGIEFDPDTLKVRHESAISALYGNLPRQCTTCGLRFKSQDEHSSHMDWHVTKNRMSKNRKQKPSRKWFVSETMWLSGAEALGTESAPGFLPTETTEEKKEDEELAVPADEDQNTCALCGEPFEEFYSDETEEWMYRGAVYLNAPNGITTGMDRSQLGSIIHAKCRSESTPCEDFVMDEGGTYEEGSQRKRMRS; encoded by the exons ATGAGCAATGAGATTGTTCAAAAGCCTCCACCATCAATCCTCGTTGGTCGATTCAAAGCTTTGTTGAATCAACGTCGTGAAGAAGATCCTAGGTTGAGAAATTCGCAACCTTCAACAGAAGAAATTGTTCAGATTTACGAGCTTTTGTTGTCTGAACTCACGTGTAATGTTAAACCTATCATCACTGATCTTACTATCATTGCTGAACAACATCGTAATCATGCTAAAGGAATCGCTTTTGCTATTTGCAACCGTATTGTtgag gTGTCTGCAGATCAAAAGCTACCTTCACTCTATCTCTTGGACAGTATTGTGAAGAATGTTGGCCAGGAATATGTTCGATACTTCTCGCAGCGTCTACCCGAA GTTTTCTGCGTGGCATACAGACAAGTTGATCCAAGTTTACATTCTGCTATGCGACATCTCTTTGGTACCTGGTCAAAAGTCTTCCCTCCTTCTGTCTTACGGAAGATTGACGTGGAATTGCAATTTTCTAAACCAGTTAATAATCAACCATCAGGCGTTAATTCCCTTAGGGCTTCTGAATCTCCTCGACCAACTCATGGGATACATGTTAACCCAAGATACGTAAGACAAATAGAACACTCTACTTCAGTTATTGATAGT GTTGCAGGTGAAAGGTTAGACTCAACAGGAACTGCTGGAAATGCAAATTTCGGTCTTCTTGCTAGTAAGATTAATCAATTTGTCCCAAGTAGGGTTGGAAGATCATCGTCACCACCAAGAATTGGACTTGATAGGCATATGCCCTCATATATGGATGAATATTTAGCTGACAATTCTACTGGTAGGACAGTCGAGAGAGAATCTCCCCATCATGCTGTTGATTATGGCCTAGTTAAAGGATTAGGTAGAGAAGAAGAGTCGAGTGAGTGGTCGCGAAAGCCGTTTTCTGGTGATAGTCGGAAGAGATTTCAAACTTCTATGACATATAGCCTTAGTAACGGACAACCACGTCAAAATCCAAGAGCACTAATTGATGCCTATGGTAGTGACAAAAGCCAAGAAACTTCTGGCAGTAAGCCTTTGTTAGTTGAGCGGCTGGATAGAAATGGTATGGATAAGGTTATGACAACATCATGGCAGAATACTGAAGAGGAGGAGTTCGATTGGGAAGATATGAGTCCGACAGTAGTAGACCATGGTAGAAGTAATGGTTTCCTGCAACCAACTATCGGTTTCTCATCAGAAAAGCCTGTTACTGTTGCAGCCAATGCAACTTCTTCAGTGTCAAGGGTGTTTCCTGGTCTCAATTCAAATATTGAGTACCGTCCACCAGTTTTGCCTGCAGCTTTTGAAACAAGGCACTCCGTAAATGTGCATGCTCCACGTCCTCCCAGCATAACTCCTATATTTCCATCGAAGAATCCTGTTAGGAATCCTTTCGAATCAATAAATGCCAATAGTACCATTGTGAGTCATGGTCTAATCAATAGGCCTTTTCCTATGCATGAACAATCGTTGCACGGTGTTGAGAACAATGATATCAATAAAAGAAACCTGTATCAGCTACCTAATCAGCTTCCTGGTCTGATTTCATCTAACCCGCCAAACAGTGTACAAACACCGTCATTCCAGTTTTTTCCACCTCAGGATCCAGCAGCGTCACAATTTACTTATAGGCCATCTTTGCCAGGTCATGGTCCTGCTATGAGTAACCCCCTGCCAAATGTACGACCTGTTATGCCACTCCCTTTGCCAGGCCAAAGAATCGGAAACAACTCTTTTCATTTCCAGGGGGGAGCTTTGCGACCTTTACCTCCACCTGGCCCACATGCTCCATCCCAGATGCCACCTCATCCCAATCCTAGTCCATTTGTACCAAACCAACAGCCAACTGTTGGATATTCTAATTTGATTAATTCACTCATGGCCCAAGGTGTAATCTCATTGACTAATCAAGCCCCTTCACAG GATTTTGTTGGCATTGAGTTTGATCCAGATACTCTGAAGGTTCGTCATGAATCTGCAATCAGTGCCTTATACGGTAATCTTCCTAGACAGTGCACAACTTGTGGCCTCCGATTCAAATCCCAAGACGAGCACAGCAGTCACATGGATTGGCATGTGACTAAGAACCGTATGTCTAAAAACCGTAAGCAGAAGCCCTCTCGTAAATGGTTTGTGAGTGAGACGATGTGGCTTAGTGGTGCAGAGGCATTGGGAACTGAATCAGCTCCAGGTTTTTTGCCAACCGAGACCACtgaggaaaagaaagaagatgaagagttGGCAGTTCCGGCCGACGAGGACCAAAATACATGTGCATTATGTGGAGAACCTTTTGAAGAGTTTTACAGTGATGAAACGGAGGAGTGGATGTATAGAGGAGCTGTATACCTTAATGCG